From Spirochaeta lutea, the proteins below share one genomic window:
- a CDS encoding alpha-2-macroglobulin family protein, translated as MMGVRSKPSGIRSVLVLTVLMVITILGCGGEDPGSGMSGGGDDPTTRGSGLEPLSDLHPSSEGAWSSWGFVEGGITYYDGPSGTAGADTALGDIHELPGPLTILDWGPVGEIPAENRRPRIFLTFSHPMISLGKLGEVMTSSDVMIIDPPIPGVYRWYGSRTITFQPDAPLQGQQPMEIRVNPRAVSLGGTALDSGSEEFSFQIFKERLSIAAAYPGNPGQTIDPEQIPMDQRTFTLLFNGPIDPVHIQSFLQVDFDAPGTRQISFSTKHPTLEQVGGDENLRSRSILVTLEEDLPENSPVSITLQTGATAFPEYMPTLEDQVFMFHSLTPFAYQEHKAQSYAFPKSEDGDSNPIFIEFTHDIDRESVDGRIKVDLEVQDLAEHTQVFRNMIRLNNLPVEYESTYRITLDAGIRDVYGRTLGEEQQLTVEIPRAARFYYFPDRGVRMLEAQFAPKIIFEHQNMESGLWRIGPISSPFNVFTEDSLEPYDFSEIPENTRWFDVKDLTPYLNESGTGWVGVSWNFAEPQNGKRPRWAKNDLTIQVTDLGLTLRYAYNQALVWVRSLTDNQPVSGAEVSLINSNRNNNFGNVSTTDQNGLAVIPLEAGEFSRRYTDRYGREDIIVRVEKDQDRVEFKPNNSHNLWAQGIRSTVSPQDAEDNTRATFLFSDRGLYKPGETLTFRGIDRDQILGTYHAYQGGYSLKLVSSDWRVQTPLYSSQGRTTKNGGFYGTALIDEDIEPGLYYLEYSRSGSGTYDRERVPIQIAFFRRAAFQVEVSPPALEVIVGDKAGFGISADLLSGGAMAGAGYSFDITRTPVMYYPPGNRWDGYVFGPQDGFTGGGVVRHGSGNLDGAGRAVEEVVTSSQGAAPGMALQYRLEARVQDAASQELAGRESFVAHPASVYAALGLKGRSASYWGGYFIQAGETLEIESALVTPDGEVAVDFPGDDDSFTLEVSRISWKMVQQQGVNGRLNTRYERKEEVVDSRSMNFSRGQGHLSLKLEDSGSYMISLRGRDSQSRPVLTQMSLYVSGATYTRWWGNDAQAIQLLPDRQEYHVGDTARVFLQTPLPQGTYLMTLEREGIQEHSFITLQGSQQVLEIPITEAHLPVIYLTISSTSQRQETPKSYFEPDLGKPKGYFGAVALFVNPEPRRFDIEINPSQPSYQPGEQAEIELLVRKNGEPLAGAEVTLMAVDRGVVDLIDYRVPDPVAFFYDPSRFPLGGRGADSRSILMDPVTYEVKNLQGGDSGDDKLEERKDFRPTAFFEPYLVSDSQGRIRVSFDLPDSLTTYRLTAVGVKDDTFALREDEVLVTNPVTMRASLPRLLRERDTARTGVVVTNLTGEVQEITVDLSLEGNSIALDSPDGVTAALAAGESREFSYQVAAMAEGTSDLIFTLEAVSMNAQNPGNPADGDSSASQPKGFQDRLRTTLRVERPLTPETVSVFGSLQGQASEAVALPSNAARGFGEFRLQVHGTRLYQISKAVADLDGLWHQNVSSRVLSMTPSLVLGQGLESLTGRTPKSAEQIQRFLRDLKVSQHQDGGFVEFVDHIHRYETSSITTTLRVASFLSEAALRGYDLETLSQNLPKLVNRLDSYVQDEDNSPSFRAHALYCRSVLHEPDVSSAQNLLGLGDELGMDGLGFIALSVLQGDSNAGSSDIANTAYRRMMNFVTISPRGADFRETYESRSYFDAPARRLGLLYRLIQYLGTGADHLDRIAHTMVQEVGSGQWRSREDLLWVLTTLAPRPQLSPEDEVQEGQGTSTARITAEIGEITLLEDQELSLLDPPLEKKYDLFEGPLGEVPRNTLLPLNLYSQEDDPPVHYAATLTYALPDEVIPPRDEGIGVSAWVEDLDGTPVDWKDLVRGKTYRLNTTLETTSRYYNLALRIPLPSGAEVLDSSLTTTGEYAADGGVDTREWTRETAYGDSQTYTEEGYMGLGAGGWWRYAIQPVKRIYDGEVHFYFGSVYEGSQTVGFLFRAVTPGIYPTAPIQAELMDEPEVFGRTGGVLTVIQ; from the coding sequence ATGATGGGTGTAAGAAGCAAACCTTCAGGGATCAGGAGCGTCCTGGTATTAACCGTTCTTATGGTAATTACCATCCTTGGCTGCGGGGGCGAGGATCCTGGTTCCGGAATGTCTGGCGGCGGTGATGATCCGACAACCCGGGGTTCCGGGCTGGAACCGCTTTCCGATCTCCATCCTTCCTCAGAAGGCGCCTGGAGCTCTTGGGGATTTGTCGAGGGCGGTATAACCTATTATGACGGACCGTCGGGTACTGCTGGGGCAGATACGGCCCTGGGAGATATCCATGAGCTCCCCGGCCCCCTTACGATCCTGGATTGGGGACCCGTGGGGGAGATTCCCGCCGAAAACCGCCGACCCCGCATATTTTTGACCTTCAGCCATCCCATGATCAGTCTGGGGAAGCTGGGTGAGGTCATGACCAGCAGCGATGTAATGATCATTGATCCTCCGATCCCGGGAGTGTATCGATGGTACGGGTCACGGACCATTACCTTCCAACCCGATGCTCCCCTCCAGGGCCAGCAGCCCATGGAAATCAGGGTGAACCCCCGGGCCGTCAGTCTGGGAGGAACCGCCCTGGATAGCGGCAGCGAAGAATTCTCCTTCCAGATATTCAAAGAGCGGCTTTCCATTGCGGCCGCCTACCCGGGGAATCCGGGCCAGACGATCGACCCCGAGCAGATCCCCATGGATCAGCGGACATTCACCCTCCTATTCAACGGACCCATCGACCCGGTACATATTCAATCTTTTTTACAGGTGGATTTTGATGCCCCTGGCACCCGCCAAATCTCCTTCTCCACCAAACACCCCACCCTGGAGCAGGTCGGCGGGGATGAGAATCTCCGCAGCCGGAGTATCTTGGTCACCTTGGAGGAAGATCTTCCAGAAAATTCTCCCGTCAGCATTACCCTGCAGACCGGAGCCACCGCCTTCCCAGAGTACATGCCAACCCTGGAAGATCAGGTGTTCATGTTTCATAGCCTTACACCCTTCGCATACCAGGAGCATAAGGCCCAGAGCTACGCCTTCCCGAAGAGCGAAGACGGGGACAGCAACCCGATTTTTATTGAGTTCACCCACGATATAGATCGGGAATCGGTGGATGGCCGCATCAAGGTGGATCTGGAAGTCCAGGATCTGGCGGAGCATACCCAGGTATTTCGAAACATGATCCGGCTGAATAATCTCCCGGTGGAATATGAATCCACCTACCGGATCACCCTTGATGCCGGGATACGGGATGTTTACGGCCGGACGCTGGGTGAGGAACAGCAGCTCACCGTGGAGATACCCCGGGCTGCCCGGTTCTATTATTTCCCGGATCGTGGGGTGCGCATGTTGGAGGCACAGTTTGCACCGAAAATCATCTTCGAACATCAGAACATGGAATCCGGTCTCTGGAGGATCGGCCCCATTTCTAGTCCTTTCAATGTATTTACCGAAGACAGTCTTGAACCCTACGATTTTTCCGAGATTCCCGAAAACACCCGGTGGTTCGATGTAAAAGACCTCACTCCCTACCTCAATGAATCCGGCACCGGATGGGTGGGGGTCAGCTGGAACTTTGCCGAGCCCCAAAACGGCAAACGGCCCCGGTGGGCGAAAAACGACCTGACCATCCAGGTTACGGATCTGGGACTGACCCTACGCTATGCCTATAATCAGGCCCTGGTCTGGGTTCGGAGCCTTACCGACAACCAGCCGGTAAGTGGTGCAGAGGTATCCCTCATCAATTCAAATCGGAATAACAATTTTGGAAATGTCTCCACCACCGATCAGAACGGATTGGCGGTTATCCCCCTGGAGGCTGGGGAATTCAGCCGGCGTTACACCGATCGATACGGCAGAGAAGACATCATTGTCAGGGTGGAAAAAGACCAGGATCGGGTGGAGTTTAAACCCAACAACAGTCACAATCTTTGGGCACAGGGAATCCGGAGCACAGTGAGTCCCCAGGACGCCGAAGACAATACCAGGGCAACCTTCCTCTTCAGCGATCGAGGACTGTACAAGCCCGGGGAAACCCTGACATTCCGGGGAATCGACCGGGATCAGATTCTGGGAACCTACCATGCCTATCAGGGCGGCTACAGCCTGAAACTGGTGTCCAGCGATTGGCGGGTCCAGACGCCGCTGTACAGCAGTCAAGGACGAACCACGAAAAACGGGGGGTTCTACGGCACTGCGCTCATCGATGAGGATATAGAACCCGGCCTCTACTACCTCGAGTATTCCAGAAGCGGATCGGGAACCTATGACCGGGAGCGTGTACCCATTCAGATTGCGTTTTTCCGCAGAGCCGCCTTTCAGGTGGAGGTGAGCCCCCCGGCACTAGAGGTGATTGTGGGAGATAAGGCGGGATTCGGGATCAGCGCCGACCTGCTTTCCGGGGGAGCCATGGCCGGGGCCGGGTACAGCTTCGATATTACCCGTACACCGGTGATGTACTATCCCCCGGGTAACCGGTGGGATGGCTATGTATTCGGGCCCCAGGATGGATTCACCGGGGGTGGTGTCGTCCGGCACGGAAGCGGCAATCTGGACGGAGCGGGCAGGGCGGTGGAGGAGGTTGTAACCTCGTCCCAAGGCGCCGCCCCCGGCATGGCCCTTCAATACCGGTTAGAAGCCAGGGTTCAGGACGCGGCGAGCCAGGAGTTGGCCGGACGGGAGAGTTTTGTTGCCCATCCCGCCTCGGTGTATGCGGCCCTGGGGCTCAAGGGGCGTTCAGCCAGCTACTGGGGCGGATATTTTATCCAGGCCGGTGAAACCTTGGAAATAGAATCAGCCCTTGTGACCCCCGACGGCGAGGTGGCTGTCGATTTCCCGGGTGATGATGATTCCTTTACCCTGGAGGTTTCCCGAATCTCCTGGAAGATGGTACAGCAGCAGGGGGTAAACGGCAGACTCAATACCCGGTACGAGCGGAAAGAAGAGGTGGTGGATAGCAGGTCCATGAACTTCTCCCGGGGCCAGGGGCATCTATCCCTGAAGCTGGAGGACTCGGGAAGCTACATGATAAGCCTCCGGGGAAGAGATTCTCAGAGCAGGCCGGTATTAACCCAGATGAGTCTCTATGTATCCGGGGCAACCTACACCCGTTGGTGGGGGAATGACGCCCAGGCAATTCAGCTGCTTCCCGACCGGCAGGAGTACCATGTGGGTGATACAGCCCGAGTTTTTCTTCAAACACCCCTGCCCCAGGGCACCTACCTCATGACCCTGGAACGGGAGGGTATCCAGGAACATTCCTTCATTACCCTCCAGGGAAGCCAGCAGGTCCTGGAAATCCCTATTACCGAAGCCCACCTGCCGGTTATCTACCTCACCATCAGCAGCACAAGCCAGCGCCAGGAGACCCCGAAGAGTTATTTTGAACCCGACCTGGGTAAGCCCAAGGGGTATTTCGGAGCCGTTGCCCTGTTTGTAAATCCAGAACCCCGGCGGTTTGATATCGAAATCAATCCCAGCCAGCCGAGTTACCAACCGGGAGAGCAGGCGGAAATCGAGTTGCTGGTGCGTAAGAATGGTGAGCCTCTGGCCGGTGCCGAGGTAACCCTCATGGCGGTTGACCGGGGAGTGGTGGATCTCATTGATTACCGGGTACCGGATCCGGTGGCTTTCTTTTACGACCCCTCTCGGTTCCCCCTGGGCGGACGCGGTGCAGACTCCCGGTCTATTCTCATGGATCCGGTTACCTATGAGGTGAAGAATCTCCAGGGGGGCGACTCCGGGGATGATAAGCTCGAAGAACGGAAGGATTTCCGCCCAACTGCCTTCTTCGAGCCCTACCTGGTCAGCGACAGCCAAGGAAGGATCCGGGTTTCCTTCGATCTCCCGGACAGCCTGACCACCTACCGCCTTACCGCGGTGGGGGTGAAGGATGATACCTTTGCGCTCAGGGAGGACGAGGTCCTGGTTACCAATCCGGTTACCATGCGGGCAAGCCTGCCCCGGCTTCTTCGGGAGCGGGACACCGCAAGAACCGGTGTGGTAGTGACCAATCTAACCGGGGAGGTCCAAGAGATCACCGTGGATCTATCCCTGGAGGGGAATAGTATTGCCCTGGATTCCCCCGACGGGGTTACCGCCGCCCTGGCAGCCGGAGAATCCCGGGAATTCTCATACCAGGTTGCAGCTATGGCTGAAGGAACCTCGGACCTTATCTTCACCCTGGAAGCGGTTTCGATGAACGCCCAGAACCCCGGCAACCCCGCCGACGGCGATTCCAGTGCATCCCAGCCCAAGGGCTTTCAGGATCGATTGCGAACCACTCTCAGGGTTGAACGGCCCCTTACCCCGGAAACCGTGAGTGTCTTCGGCAGCCTTCAGGGCCAGGCATCCGAGGCTGTTGCCCTGCCCAGCAATGCGGCCCGAGGGTTCGGGGAGTTCCGTCTTCAGGTTCACGGCACCCGGCTTTACCAGATTTCAAAGGCCGTGGCCGACTTGGACGGGCTCTGGCATCAGAATGTCTCGTCCCGGGTGCTGAGCATGACGCCCTCTCTGGTCTTGGGTCAGGGGTTGGAATCCCTAACGGGAAGAACACCCAAGTCGGCGGAGCAGATTCAGCGCTTCCTCCGGGACTTGAAGGTTTCTCAACACCAGGACGGGGGATTCGTGGAGTTTGTTGACCACATCCACCGGTACGAAACCAGCAGCATTACAACCACCTTACGTGTTGCATCGTTCCTATCCGAGGCGGCCCTGAGGGGGTATGACCTCGAAACCCTGTCCCAGAACCTGCCAAAATTAGTGAATCGTCTGGACAGCTATGTTCAGGATGAGGACAATTCACCTTCCTTCCGCGCCCACGCCCTGTACTGCCGCTCGGTTCTCCATGAGCCTGATGTATCCTCCGCCCAGAATCTGCTCGGCCTGGGCGACGAGTTGGGGATGGACGGTCTCGGATTTATTGCCCTTTCGGTTCTTCAGGGTGATTCCAATGCCGGTTCCTCAGACATCGCCAATACGGCGTACCGGCGCATGATGAACTTCGTTACCATCAGCCCCCGGGGGGCAGACTTCCGTGAAACCTACGAATCCCGAAGTTATTTCGACGCTCCGGCCCGGCGGTTGGGTCTGCTCTACCGGCTTATTCAATACCTGGGTACCGGCGCCGATCATCTGGACCGCATCGCCCACACCATGGTTCAGGAGGTTGGCAGCGGACAGTGGCGATCCAGAGAGGACCTACTGTGGGTGCTCACAACCCTGGCACCCCGGCCCCAACTCTCCCCTGAAGATGAGGTCCAGGAAGGGCAGGGTACCAGCACCGCCCGGATCACTGCGGAAATCGGTGAAATCACCCTCCTGGAAGATCAAGAACTCTCCCTCCTGGATCCGCCCTTGGAGAAGAAATACGATCTGTTTGAGGGGCCTCTGGGAGAGGTTCCCAGGAACACCCTGCTTCCCCTAAACTTGTATTCTCAGGAGGATGATCCTCCGGTTCATTATGCAGCAACCCTCACCTATGCACTGCCCGATGAGGTTATTCCGCCCAGGGATGAGGGCATCGGGGTGAGCGCCTGGGTTGAAGATCTCGATGGAACCCCGGTGGACTGGAAGGATCTGGTCCGGGGCAAGACCTACCGGTTGAATACCACCCTGGAGACTACCAGCCGCTACTACAATCTGGCCCTGCGGATTCCGTTGCCCAGCGGGGCAGAGGTCCTGGACAGCAGCCTTACCACCACCGGGGAATATGCTGCCGACGGGGGAGTCGATACCCGGGAGTGGACCAGGGAAACCGCCTACGGAGACAGCCAAACCTACACCGAAGAAGGCTACATGGGACTTGGCGCTGGAGGTTGGTGGCGATATGCCATCCAGCCGGTAAAACGGATCTACGATGGAGAGGTGCATTTCTATTTCGGCTCGGTCTACGAGGGCAGCCAGACGGTAGGGTTCCTATTCCGGGCCGTTACACCGGGAATCTATCCTACCGCACCCATTCAGGCCGAACTCATGGACGAACCCGAGGTGTTCGGAAGAACCGGCGGGGTTCTGACGGTGATACAGTAG
- a CDS encoding HD domain-containing phosphohydrolase: MKYKNTSTRELPKKVDRIRDNVIVLTVFLVLILAGSLGLLFVAVGIQDRSLAIRQDVRDINALVVRLSSFEQAGEYNQEYYRFIDEIRDFQCSAIRGFSNPLETMGIPTFEQARTALRTWATALNDQLYSRNQQGILAAVIILIFLGGMTIILWMRIQGEYRDQIRFLGRLKGSLESLKNAAQFKEFKNGSIAPLKDQPKPVWAEERLLDDGVGRIFQEMELNSSLIDSGYNAKNLDELLESLQVAIAQWVPCGRLALAFVDTSGSIVAENAVSILGPPLLNAGFTQSLQETSLSELVTTQKPRIINDLIQRQEEFPSPATELIIQEGYRSSLTLPLVFNSRCVGFVFINADKPGAYTQEHVALVQRFFVIIKNYVYHHYIVQLILAQTAGAFVRTMEKKDDETSAHIIRMSNYSHVLAKGLNEHTRRGTIKTGYEVTQRKVREIFWFAPLHDLGKIGIPDAVLFKQGGFTPEERRIMETHVPMGTAILQELNTNLGQYLSQHFLTTAVEIIETHHERWDGSGYPNKLKESAIPLAGRIVAIADVFDALTSERPYKDAWPLEKAYQFIESQKGLHFDPFLVDQFLENRPAIEEIYYQHRG, translated from the coding sequence TTCTCATTCTTGCAGGATCATTGGGTCTCTTGTTTGTTGCTGTGGGAATTCAAGACCGTTCCCTGGCCATACGCCAAGATGTGAGGGACATCAATGCCCTGGTGGTCCGCCTGTCCTCCTTCGAACAGGCCGGGGAGTATAACCAGGAGTACTACCGTTTTATCGATGAAATTCGCGACTTCCAATGCAGCGCCATACGTGGGTTTTCCAATCCCTTGGAGACCATGGGTATACCAACCTTTGAACAGGCAAGAACCGCCCTGCGCACCTGGGCAACGGCCTTAAACGATCAGCTCTATAGTAGAAACCAGCAGGGAATTTTAGCTGCGGTTATTATTCTGATATTCCTTGGCGGAATGACCATCATCCTTTGGATGAGAATTCAAGGGGAATACCGGGATCAGATTCGCTTTCTGGGTCGGTTGAAGGGGTCTTTGGAGTCCCTGAAAAATGCGGCCCAGTTTAAAGAGTTCAAAAACGGCAGTATCGCACCCCTGAAGGATCAACCGAAACCGGTTTGGGCCGAAGAACGGCTGCTGGATGATGGGGTGGGGCGGATTTTCCAAGAGATGGAACTCAATTCCAGCCTTATTGATTCGGGATACAATGCGAAAAACCTTGATGAACTACTGGAATCGTTGCAGGTAGCCATCGCCCAATGGGTCCCCTGCGGCCGCCTCGCACTGGCATTTGTGGATACTTCGGGTAGTATTGTTGCGGAGAACGCCGTCTCCATCCTGGGGCCGCCCCTTCTGAATGCCGGGTTCACCCAGTCTCTCCAAGAAACCTCGTTATCGGAACTGGTCACCACCCAGAAACCTCGGATCATTAACGATCTCATTCAGCGCCAAGAGGAATTTCCCAGTCCCGCCACCGAGCTTATTATTCAGGAAGGATACCGCTCGAGCCTGACCCTGCCCCTGGTTTTCAACTCCCGCTGCGTAGGATTTGTATTCATTAATGCAGATAAACCCGGAGCCTATACCCAGGAGCATGTCGCCCTGGTTCAGCGCTTTTTTGTGATTATTAAAAACTATGTGTACCATCACTACATCGTCCAACTCATCCTGGCCCAAACCGCCGGTGCCTTTGTGAGGACCATGGAGAAGAAGGACGATGAAACCAGTGCCCACATAATACGGATGAGCAACTATTCCCATGTTCTTGCCAAGGGATTAAACGAGCACACCCGCCGGGGTACAATTAAAACCGGATATGAAGTAACCCAACGCAAGGTCCGGGAAATTTTCTGGTTCGCACCCCTTCACGATTTGGGGAAGATTGGGATACCCGATGCAGTCCTCTTCAAGCAGGGCGGATTTACCCCTGAGGAACGCCGGATAATGGAAACCCACGTCCCTATGGGTACTGCCATTCTGCAGGAACTCAATACAAATCTTGGACAGTACCTATCCCAGCATTTTTTGACTACCGCGGTGGAAATCATTGAAACCCATCACGAACGCTGGGACGGATCCGGGTACCCCAATAAGCTCAAGGAATCTGCCATACCCCTGGCCGGCCGAATTGTGGCCATAGCTGATGTGTTCGACGCACTGACCAGCGAACGCCCCTACAAAGATGCCTGGCCACTGGAGAAAGCCTACCAATTTATAGAATCCCAGAAGGGATTACATTTTGATCCCTTCTTGGTGGATCAGTTCTTGGAAAACCGCCCGGCCATAGAAGAGATTTACTACCAGCACCGCGGATAG